In the Flagellimonas sp. HMM57 genome, one interval contains:
- a CDS encoding nuclear transport factor 2 family protein, which translates to MKQLFSVTLFLFMSCAIQGQTNTDVYLFDLEIKGGEPVLSNPKNISNNDGYDNQPSFLNDNTVVYSATRNNQTDILRFNIEAGSTTSWITNTPDGSEYSPLKVPNKKAISAIRLDLDGLQRLYEYDIQTGDSKEILKDLKVGYHVWYNDHILVSTILVEGRMDLVVNNLKDGTNQTFQKNVGRSLWKIPDSDLISYISKEKEVWEIKSLNPVSGATKKITNTYKNAEDMCWLNSTIILAGAEKSVLKYDTSLDINWQPVITFKQDEINNISRIAVNPAGNRLAFVAEESPANIVQKQLDAYNARDIQAFMDTYSENVKLYEYPNTLFMEGQNKMKESYHSYFENTPDLNCQIKNRIVIGNKVIDEEYITANGSNFSAVAIYEVENGKIAKVTFLR; encoded by the coding sequence ATGAAGCAGTTATTTTCTGTAACACTGTTTTTATTTATGAGCTGTGCTATACAGGGACAGACAAACACGGACGTTTACCTTTTTGATTTAGAGATAAAAGGAGGTGAACCCGTTTTATCCAATCCAAAAAATATTTCCAATAATGATGGTTACGATAATCAACCATCATTTTTGAACGATAATACCGTAGTCTATTCGGCAACCAGAAATAATCAAACCGATATTCTGAGATTCAATATCGAAGCGGGCAGCACCACGTCTTGGATTACCAACACACCTGATGGTAGTGAATATTCCCCGTTAAAAGTTCCAAATAAGAAGGCTATTTCTGCCATTCGGTTAGATTTGGATGGACTGCAACGGTTGTACGAATACGATATCCAAACAGGAGACTCCAAAGAAATTTTAAAGGATTTAAAAGTAGGGTATCACGTATGGTACAATGACCATATTTTGGTTTCAACCATTTTGGTCGAAGGCCGTATGGATTTGGTGGTAAACAACCTAAAAGATGGCACAAACCAGACCTTTCAAAAGAATGTAGGTCGTAGTCTTTGGAAAATTCCCGATTCGGATTTGATAAGCTATATCAGTAAAGAAAAAGAAGTTTGGGAGATAAAATCCCTAAATCCAGTTTCTGGAGCCACAAAAAAAATAACGAATACCTACAAAAATGCCGAGGATATGTGCTGGTTGAACAGTACTATTATTTTGGCAGGGGCAGAAAAGTCGGTTCTAAAATATGATACAAGCCTGGACATTAATTGGCAACCCGTTATCACTTTTAAACAGGATGAAATCAATAACATCAGTCGTATTGCCGTAAATCCAGCAGGAAACCGTTTGGCTTTTGTAGCCGAAGAATCTCCAGCAAACATTGTTCAAAAACAACTCGATGCTTACAATGCCAGAGACATCCAAGCCTTCATGGATACCTATTCGGAGAATGTAAAACTCTATGAATATCCGAATACTTTGTTCATGGAAGGGCAAAATAAGATGAAAGAAAGTTACCATTCTTATTTTGAAAATACCCCAGACCTAAACTGCCAAATCAAAAACAGAATAGTAATTGGCAACAAGGTGATAGATGAAGAATATATTACTGCAAATGGCTCCAACTTCAGCGCTGTTGCGATTTACGAGGTAGAAAATGGTAAAATTGCCAAAGTAACCTTTTTACGATAA
- a CDS encoding acyl-CoA dehydrogenase family protein, with amino-acid sequence MSTETLNKEILRGGQFLVKETDCEDIFTLEDLDEEQKMMRESTKEFVDRELWAHWERFEKKDYAYTEETMRKAGELGLLSVAVPESYGGMGMGFVSTMLVCDYISGATGSFSTAFGAHTGIGTMPITLYGTEEQKQKYVPKLASGEWFGAYCLTEPGAGSDANSGKTKAVLSEDGKHYNITGQKMWISNAGFCNVFIVFARIEDDKNITGFIVENDPSNGITLGDEEKKLGIHSSSTRQVFFSETKVPVGNMLSERGNGFKIAMNALNVGRIKLAAACLEAQRRVINEATKYANERIQFKTPIINFGAIKAKIADMATNAYADESACYRAAKNIEDRIAIRESEGNSRQEAELKGVEEYAIECSILKVAVSEHVQHTTDEGIQIFGGMGFSADTPMESAWRDARISRIYEGTNEINRMLAVGMLVKKAMKGHVDLLGPATAVGEELMGIPSFDTPDFSELFAEEKDLIARLKKVFLMVAGSAVQKFGPQLEEHQQLLMSASDILIQVYLAESTILRTEKNAKRFGETSQATQIAMSKLYLYRAVDIISQKGKEAIVSFSEGDEQLMMLMGLKRFTKYTNQPNVVALRTQIADKVAADNGYTFD; translated from the coding sequence ATGAGTACTGAGACCCTAAACAAAGAAATCCTAAGAGGTGGCCAATTTTTGGTAAAAGAGACCGACTGTGAAGATATTTTCACTCTTGAGGACTTGGACGAGGAACAGAAAATGATGCGTGAAAGTACCAAGGAGTTTGTAGACAGAGAACTATGGGCACATTGGGAGCGATTTGAGAAAAAGGACTATGCCTACACCGAAGAAACCATGCGCAAAGCTGGAGAACTTGGTCTTTTGAGCGTAGCTGTTCCGGAATCATATGGTGGTATGGGAATGGGATTTGTATCCACTATGTTGGTTTGTGATTATATCTCGGGAGCAACCGGTTCGTTCAGCACTGCTTTTGGAGCACATACCGGAATAGGAACTATGCCCATTACCCTTTATGGAACCGAAGAACAAAAACAAAAATATGTACCAAAATTAGCTTCTGGAGAATGGTTTGGAGCCTATTGCCTTACTGAACCTGGTGCTGGTTCCGATGCGAACTCGGGCAAGACTAAGGCCGTTTTATCGGAAGATGGAAAGCATTATAACATCACCGGACAGAAAATGTGGATTTCCAATGCAGGTTTCTGTAACGTGTTCATCGTTTTTGCGAGAATAGAAGATGATAAAAATATCACGGGATTCATTGTAGAAAATGACCCTAGCAATGGCATCACCCTAGGTGATGAAGAAAAGAAATTGGGGATACACTCCTCCTCTACCCGACAAGTTTTCTTTAGCGAAACAAAAGTACCTGTTGGGAACATGCTATCTGAAAGAGGGAACGGATTCAAAATAGCTATGAACGCTTTAAATGTGGGGCGAATCAAGTTGGCCGCAGCATGTTTGGAAGCGCAACGTAGAGTAATCAATGAAGCTACAAAATATGCGAATGAGCGTATTCAATTTAAAACCCCAATTATAAATTTTGGTGCTATCAAAGCGAAAATTGCTGATATGGCTACCAATGCCTATGCAGATGAGTCAGCCTGTTACCGGGCGGCAAAAAATATTGAGGATAGAATCGCTATTCGTGAATCCGAAGGCAATTCTCGCCAAGAAGCGGAGTTGAAAGGTGTTGAGGAATATGCTATCGAATGCTCTATTTTAAAAGTGGCCGTTTCAGAACATGTACAGCACACAACAGATGAAGGTATTCAGATATTTGGAGGAATGGGCTTTAGTGCCGATACACCGATGGAATCTGCGTGGAGAGATGCCCGTATTTCCAGAATTTATGAAGGAACGAACGAAATAAACAGAATGTTGGCCGTTGGCATGTTGGTCAAAAAAGCGATGAAAGGTCATGTCGACCTGCTTGGTCCTGCCACTGCAGTTGGAGAAGAATTAATGGGAATCCCATCGTTTGACACTCCAGATTTCTCAGAACTCTTCGCAGAAGAAAAAGATTTAATCGCACGATTAAAAAAAGTATTTTTAATGGTAGCCGGTAGTGCCGTACAAAAGTTTGGCCCACAATTAGAAGAGCATCAACAATTGTTAATGTCGGCATCAGATATTTTGATTCAGGTTTATTTGGCAGAATCCACTATCTTACGTACCGAGAAGAATGCTAAACGCTTTGGAGAAACATCACAAGCGACCCAAATTGCAATGTCCAAACTGTACCTATATAGAGCTGTGGACATTATTTCCCAAAAAGGTAAGGAAGCGATTGTTTCTTTTTCAGAAGGTGATGAACAGCTTATGATGCTTATGGGACTAAAACGTTTTACAAAATATACAAATCAACCCAATGTCGTAGCATTGCGTACACAAATAGCAGATAAAGTTGCTGCGGATAATGGGTATACCTTTGACTAA
- a CDS encoding aspartate aminotransferase family protein produces the protein MILEQLYSYQNFKEIGHNLIDLLTEHLQKTSSGNNQKTISWNEPEDELDFWKEFMENGDENDFFNHILTRTTHTHHPKYVGHQVGVTAPMTVLTGMLSNLLNNGMAVYEMGMSPNAIERIVTEKLCEAIGYDSKSGGFLTSGGTLANLTALLAARKAKVAHDVWNEGHTQPLGILVCEEAHYCVDRAAKIMGLGEKGIIKVPAGENFAMDTGQLEAYYQESISKGIKVFAIVGSAPSTATGAYDNLEAIQEFAQKYNLWFHVDGAHGGAAIFSEKHKHLLEGAEKADSMVIDGHKMMMMPTITTALLFKNKTHSDHTFSQKADYLLNDTEEDEWYNSGRRTFECTKNMMCMHWFILLKMYGEQAFDTYVTRQYDLAQEFSEMILKETNFEIATNPMSNILCFRYVDDKLSPEELNHLNQSIRKELLEDGEFYLVQTKLNGIHYLRTTLMNPFTTLDHLNLLLKKIKVSAMELLAVKINR, from the coding sequence ATGATTTTAGAACAGCTTTATTCTTATCAAAATTTCAAGGAAATAGGTCATAATCTCATAGATTTGTTGACAGAACATCTTCAAAAAACCTCTTCTGGCAATAACCAAAAAACCATAAGCTGGAACGAACCCGAAGACGAACTCGATTTCTGGAAAGAGTTTATGGAAAATGGAGATGAAAACGACTTTTTCAACCATATCTTAACAAGGACCACGCATACGCATCACCCAAAATATGTTGGGCATCAAGTTGGTGTAACGGCCCCAATGACCGTTTTGACAGGTATGCTCAGTAATCTGTTGAACAATGGCATGGCAGTCTATGAAATGGGAATGTCTCCAAATGCCATTGAACGTATAGTAACAGAAAAATTATGTGAAGCCATTGGGTACGATTCAAAATCAGGGGGTTTTTTGACTTCAGGCGGAACTTTGGCCAATCTCACTGCTTTACTTGCTGCAAGAAAAGCCAAGGTAGCACATGATGTTTGGAATGAAGGACACACCCAACCACTAGGGATACTGGTTTGCGAAGAAGCACATTACTGCGTGGATAGAGCCGCAAAAATTATGGGATTGGGTGAAAAAGGTATCATAAAAGTTCCAGCTGGTGAAAACTTTGCCATGGATACCGGTCAATTGGAAGCTTATTACCAAGAAAGTATATCAAAAGGCATAAAAGTATTTGCAATTGTGGGCAGTGCTCCTTCAACCGCAACAGGTGCTTATGACAATTTGGAGGCCATTCAAGAGTTTGCCCAGAAATATAACCTTTGGTTTCATGTGGACGGTGCCCATGGCGGAGCTGCCATATTTTCCGAAAAACACAAGCATCTCCTTGAAGGTGCTGAAAAAGCGGATTCTATGGTCATTGATGGCCATAAAATGATGATGATGCCAACCATAACCACAGCCTTGTTATTTAAAAATAAAACACATTCCGATCATACCTTTAGTCAAAAAGCAGATTATCTTCTAAACGATACCGAAGAAGACGAATGGTACAACAGTGGACGAAGAACCTTTGAATGTACCAAAAACATGATGTGCATGCACTGGTTCATTCTGTTGAAAATGTACGGGGAACAAGCATTTGATACCTATGTGACCCGTCAATATGATCTGGCACAGGAATTTTCGGAAATGATTTTAAAGGAAACCAATTTTGAAATTGCGACCAACCCTATGTCCAATATCTTATGTTTTAGATATGTAGACGATAAACTTTCCCCTGAAGAATTAAACCATTTGAATCAGTCTATCCGCAAAGAACTATTGGAAGATGGTGAATTCTATTTAGTGCAGACCAAACTTAATGGGATACACTATCTAAGGACAACTTTGATGAACCCGTTCACGACCTTAGACCATCTAAACTTGCTACTAAAAAAAATCAAAGTAAGTGCCATGGAGTTACTAGCTGTTAAGATCAACCGATAG
- a CDS encoding glycoside hydrolase family 15 protein — translation MDNLNYGIIGNCRSAALISKDGSLDWCCLPQFDSTSVFAKLLDNEKGGSFEIKTDSDYEIQQEYHRNTAILVTRYSDGDNTFEVHDFMPRYYKLTGKYNAPPEIVRYLKHISGSPKLRVLYNPKLEYAQGQTTNHAKTDFIVSLTSKKKFDTLFLYTSFDKNAVLDGKEIALKEDGYFLICYNEKILRPTTEKMSLELERTKTYWLDWADRTPTYKQFNKEIIRSAITLKMLTYDKTGAVLAAATTSLPETIGEVRNWDYRFCWIRDASMVIKVVSELGHRNSAKRYLQFIIDLMPDKDEKLQIMYGINKEKKLTEHTLDHLDGYKGSKPVRIGNAAYMQKQNDIYGILMDVIYEQLVKFSNDIENGEELWSITKGIVWIVSKHWREPDKGIWEFREEDRHFTFSKVLCWVAIDRAIKVARIFGKERKIEKWTALEQEMKADIHENAWNNEVNAFVQSYGSNHLDASVLLMESYGFIHAKDPKFVSTVKAIETDLSNDGLLYRYKNEDDFGLPSSSFTICTFWFINSLFKIGEEEKALEHFERLLGYSNHLGLFSEDIDFKTKRLLGNFPQAYSHLALIECAINFSRKKNEEKILESIG, via the coding sequence ATGGATAATTTAAACTATGGAATTATAGGAAATTGTAGGAGTGCGGCCCTAATTTCCAAAGATGGGTCTTTGGACTGGTGCTGTCTGCCCCAATTTGATTCAACTTCCGTATTTGCAAAGCTTTTGGACAATGAAAAGGGAGGAAGTTTCGAAATTAAAACGGATAGCGATTACGAAATACAACAAGAATACCACAGAAACACAGCTATTTTGGTTACCAGATACTCCGACGGCGACAATACCTTTGAAGTGCATGATTTTATGCCAAGGTATTACAAGCTTACAGGTAAATACAATGCCCCTCCAGAGATTGTACGCTATTTAAAACATATATCTGGCTCACCAAAACTTAGAGTACTCTATAATCCTAAGCTAGAATATGCCCAGGGGCAGACCACCAATCACGCTAAAACTGATTTCATTGTCAGCCTGACTAGTAAGAAAAAGTTCGACACCTTGTTTTTATATACTTCTTTTGATAAGAATGCGGTATTGGATGGAAAGGAAATAGCATTAAAGGAAGATGGGTACTTTCTGATATGTTACAACGAAAAGATTTTAAGGCCAACTACGGAGAAAATGTCGTTGGAGTTGGAACGCACCAAAACTTATTGGTTGGATTGGGCGGATAGAACCCCAACCTATAAGCAGTTCAATAAAGAAATCATAAGAAGTGCGATTACCCTTAAAATGCTGACCTATGATAAAACAGGTGCTGTTTTGGCAGCAGCTACTACATCTTTACCAGAAACTATAGGCGAAGTACGCAATTGGGACTATCGTTTTTGCTGGATACGTGATGCCTCTATGGTAATTAAAGTAGTCTCTGAGCTTGGACATAGAAACTCCGCCAAAAGGTATTTGCAGTTTATTATTGATTTGATGCCGGACAAAGACGAAAAGCTTCAGATCATGTATGGCATTAATAAAGAGAAAAAGCTTACGGAACATACCTTGGACCATTTGGATGGGTACAAAGGTTCCAAACCTGTTCGAATTGGTAATGCGGCTTACATGCAAAAGCAAAATGATATCTATGGCATTCTAATGGATGTGATTTACGAGCAATTGGTGAAGTTTAGCAATGACATAGAAAATGGGGAAGAGTTGTGGAGCATTACCAAAGGAATTGTTTGGATTGTAAGCAAGCACTGGAGAGAACCCGATAAAGGCATCTGGGAGTTTAGGGAAGAGGACAGGCACTTTACATTCTCCAAAGTACTGTGCTGGGTGGCGATAGATAGGGCGATAAAAGTGGCCAGGATTTTTGGAAAAGAGCGAAAAATTGAAAAATGGACTGCTTTGGAACAAGAAATGAAAGCGGATATTCATGAAAATGCATGGAACAATGAGGTCAATGCATTTGTACAATCCTACGGTTCCAATCATTTAGATGCTTCTGTGCTGTTGATGGAATCTTATGGTTTTATACATGCCAAAGACCCAAAATTTGTGAGCACGGTCAAAGCAATTGAAACAGATTTAAGCAATGATGGATTGCTCTATCGGTATAAAAATGAAGATGATTTTGGATTGCCCTCATCGTCGTTTACCATTTGCACCTTTTGGTTCATCAACAGCCTGTTCAAAATAGGAGAGGAGGAGAAAGCCTTGGAACATTTTGAACGATTATTGGGGTATAGTAATCATTTGGGTCTCTTTAGTGAAGATATCGATTTTAAAACAAAGCGTTTGTTGGGTAATTTTCCACAGGCGTATTCACATTTGGCGCTAATAGAATGTGCTATCAACTTTTCGCGTAAGAAAAATGAGGAAAAAATATTGGAATCTATCGGTTGA
- a CDS encoding DUF3829 domain-containing protein, producing MKILKALCILSIVTLTTYSCGENSQKKESVNTDSKETTAEDTIDEKQAYINKYNVYVAVWNNVSPRVERSYNALYNLINDKTGNPLKDQKTYFVPPVPENSAITRLEEILHQKPEIKELDVLGPQLVTAYKELRPALQQLSDYYKLQSYKDDDFAKSPKLYFKVRKPIKDFMEASSKLGLAVQEIDKKLSFEAMEEYKTNDQLLLYNKGMIINSIKSHSAPLYNISYDEYTKLDMDAFDKDLQNLIKHYSAFKELASDKERVKAELNISRPSPFVSYYITIDTYIKESRNFRELIDSSKKYAAMKSIVERMGLQFASSSHKKVLDAADSVINSSNNID from the coding sequence ATGAAAATATTAAAAGCCTTATGTATCCTAAGTATAGTAACGCTGACCACCTATTCCTGTGGAGAGAATTCCCAAAAAAAGGAATCTGTCAATACAGACAGTAAAGAAACTACGGCTGAAGATACCATAGACGAAAAACAGGCTTACATTAATAAATATAACGTCTATGTAGCTGTATGGAACAACGTAAGCCCCAGAGTTGAACGCTCATATAATGCATTGTACAATCTTATAAACGATAAAACGGGAAATCCACTAAAAGATCAAAAGACTTATTTTGTACCACCGGTTCCCGAGAATAGTGCGATTACTAGATTGGAAGAAATTTTACACCAAAAACCAGAAATAAAAGAGTTGGACGTGTTAGGTCCGCAACTCGTCACAGCCTATAAGGAACTAAGACCAGCATTACAGCAATTGTCAGATTACTACAAACTCCAGTCTTATAAAGACGATGATTTTGCTAAATCTCCCAAACTATACTTTAAGGTCAGAAAACCGATTAAAGATTTTATGGAGGCAAGCTCCAAATTGGGGTTGGCCGTTCAGGAAATTGATAAGAAACTATCATTTGAAGCAATGGAGGAGTATAAAACCAATGACCAACTGCTACTTTACAACAAAGGAATGATTATCAATAGCATTAAATCCCACAGTGCACCTCTTTACAATATTAGCTATGATGAGTATACAAAGTTGGATATGGATGCTTTTGACAAAGACCTTCAAAATCTAATAAAACACTATAGTGCATTCAAAGAATTAGCCAGCGACAAAGAACGGGTTAAAGCAGAATTGAACATTAGCAGACCTTCTCCCTTTGTTAGCTATTATATTACCATTGACACTTATATTAAGGAAAGTAGAAATTTTAGAGAGCTCATTGACAGCTCAAAAAAGTACGCTGCCATGAAATCGATTGTAGAACGCATGGGCCTTCAATTTGCTTCTTCTAGCCATAAAAAAGTTTTGGATGCGGCCGATAGCGTGATAAACAGTTCGAATAACATAGACTAA
- a CDS encoding acetyl-CoA C-acyltransferase produces MKTAYIVKAYRTAVGKAPKGLFRFKRPDELAAETIEHMMKELPSLDKKRIDDVIVGNAMPEAEQGLNMARLISLMGLNIDDVPGVTVNRYCASGLETIGIATAKIQSGMADCIIAGGSESMSYIPMGGYKPTPDYATAKEGNEDYYWGMGLTAEAVAQQFKISREDQDVFAYSSHMKALKAQEENRFQEQIVPIDVEHTFVNGAGKKETKTYTVNKDEGPRKGTNIPTLNKLRPVFAAGGSVTAGNSSQMSDGAAFVMVMSEEMVKELNLEPIARLVNYAAAGVEPRIMGIGPVKAIPKALKQAGMKQDDIELIELNEAFASQSLAVMRELDLNQEIVNVNGGAIALGHPLGCTGAKLSVQLFDEMRKRDMKGKYGMVTMCVGTGQGAAGIYEFLN; encoded by the coding sequence ATGAAAACAGCATATATAGTTAAAGCATACAGAACTGCAGTTGGTAAAGCGCCTAAAGGGTTGTTCCGATTTAAAAGACCAGATGAACTTGCGGCAGAAACCATTGAACATATGATGAAAGAACTGCCTAGTCTTGATAAAAAAAGAATCGACGACGTAATTGTTGGGAATGCCATGCCAGAAGCAGAACAAGGTTTGAACATGGCACGATTGATTTCGTTGATGGGATTAAATATTGACGATGTACCGGGCGTTACTGTGAACCGCTATTGCGCATCAGGATTGGAAACTATAGGAATTGCTACTGCAAAAATTCAATCTGGGATGGCGGATTGTATCATTGCTGGTGGTTCGGAAAGTATGAGCTACATCCCTATGGGAGGATATAAACCTACTCCCGATTATGCCACTGCCAAAGAAGGAAATGAGGATTATTACTGGGGAATGGGCCTCACTGCGGAAGCTGTTGCTCAACAATTCAAAATTTCCAGGGAAGACCAAGATGTTTTTGCATACAGCTCTCACATGAAAGCTTTAAAAGCACAAGAGGAAAACCGATTTCAAGAACAAATAGTGCCCATAGACGTGGAGCATACTTTTGTAAATGGAGCTGGAAAAAAAGAAACTAAAACCTACACAGTAAATAAGGACGAAGGCCCAAGAAAAGGAACTAACATTCCCACACTCAACAAACTACGTCCAGTATTTGCAGCAGGAGGAAGCGTAACAGCAGGTAATTCTTCCCAAATGAGCGATGGTGCAGCTTTTGTAATGGTAATGAGCGAAGAAATGGTAAAAGAATTAAACCTTGAGCCTATTGCCCGTCTTGTAAATTATGCCGCCGCCGGTGTAGAACCCCGCATTATGGGGATTGGTCCCGTAAAGGCCATTCCAAAAGCATTAAAGCAAGCTGGAATGAAACAAGATGATATTGAGCTTATAGAGTTGAACGAAGCTTTTGCCTCGCAATCATTGGCCGTAATGCGTGAACTGGATTTAAACCAGGAAATCGTTAATGTGAACGGTGGAGCAATCGCATTGGGGCACCCGCTGGGGTGTACAGGTGCAAAACTATCTGTTCAGTTATTTGATGAAATGCGCAAACGCGATATGAAAGGAAAATATGGAATGGTAACCATGTGCGTTGGAACCGGGCAAGGTGCTGCGGGGATTTATGAATTTTTGAATTAA
- a CDS encoding bifunctional alpha,alpha-trehalose-phosphate synthase (UDP-forming)/trehalose-phosphatase: MGKTIIISNRLPVQLQISNGSINATPSVGGLATGMKSVHSGGESLWIGWSGLTDEETPVALENEIDKALEKHSCAKVKLTENEIEGFYFGFSNRTVWPLFHYFSEYTEFELEFWNTYKSVNQKFADAIIEKSNEDDTIWVHDYQLMLVPQMVREKRPNTSIGFFLHIPFPSYEIFRTLPWREEVLEGLLGSDLIGFHTYDYERHFLSSVRRLLGLDVSFNDVYLENRVIKVDSFPMGIDYKKFANAAKKHDSNGFDSDLQKKLNSHKESAPGTKLILSIDRLDYSKGIAKRINAFEYFLTKYPEYKEKVRLIILAVPSRSNVPQYQLLKREIDELVGRINGELSTVNWTPIWYFYRSLPFENLIDLYASSDIAWLTPLRDGMNLVAKEYIATRTDKTGVLILSEMAGSANEMNEALLINPNNFEQQADTLVTALKMPKEEQISRNTFLQKRLERYNVEVWANEFMSALNAKSEENETFVSQKMSDIILSQIQKDYNNAKKRLLFLDYDGTLVGFHKDPQKASPDDELYTLLDKLHNQENTTLFLISGRDKQTFSKWFLSKKYNMIVEHGVWISTKGEEFKLLEKVKGEWMEKIKPVLESFVDRTPGSFIEEKNYSLAWHYRNTDPDFGTKRATELNTVLTSLIGNDDISVLNGNKVMEVKSSNVNKGRASVRMLGEDDYDFIMAIGDDWTDEFMFQELPQSSVTIKVGLKKTQAKYHVENTKRVRNLLNRLIE; this comes from the coding sequence ATGGGCAAAACTATCATAATCTCAAATCGCTTACCAGTTCAATTACAAATTAGCAATGGAAGTATAAATGCGACGCCCAGTGTTGGTGGTTTGGCCACTGGTATGAAATCCGTTCATAGTGGCGGAGAAAGCCTGTGGATCGGTTGGTCTGGCCTTACAGACGAGGAAACTCCCGTTGCCCTTGAAAATGAAATAGATAAAGCCTTGGAGAAGCATAGTTGCGCCAAAGTTAAACTTACGGAAAATGAAATTGAAGGCTTCTATTTTGGATTTAGCAATAGAACGGTCTGGCCATTGTTCCACTATTTTTCGGAATATACCGAGTTTGAATTGGAGTTTTGGAACACCTACAAATCGGTTAACCAAAAATTTGCAGATGCCATTATAGAAAAATCAAATGAAGATGATACCATTTGGGTACATGATTATCAATTAATGCTGGTTCCCCAAATGGTCAGGGAAAAACGCCCAAATACTTCGATTGGTTTCTTTTTGCACATTCCTTTTCCATCTTATGAAATTTTCAGGACACTGCCTTGGCGAGAAGAAGTGCTGGAAGGATTATTGGGCTCTGACCTTATCGGTTTCCATACGTACGATTATGAGCGGCATTTTTTAAGCTCTGTACGAAGATTACTAGGCTTGGATGTTAGCTTCAATGATGTGTATTTGGAGAACAGGGTCATAAAGGTGGACTCTTTCCCTATGGGAATAGACTATAAAAAATTTGCAAACGCCGCTAAAAAACATGATTCCAATGGGTTTGATTCAGACCTACAAAAAAAATTGAACAGCCATAAAGAATCTGCTCCTGGTACCAAACTTATCTTATCCATAGATCGTTTAGATTACAGTAAGGGTATTGCAAAACGCATAAACGCTTTTGAATATTTTCTGACCAAGTATCCTGAATACAAAGAAAAAGTACGCCTTATCATTCTAGCCGTTCCTTCCAGATCCAATGTACCACAATACCAATTATTAAAAAGGGAAATTGATGAATTGGTAGGTAGAATCAATGGGGAACTATCAACCGTTAATTGGACCCCAATCTGGTATTTCTATCGTTCCTTGCCTTTTGAAAACCTTATTGACCTATATGCCTCAAGCGATATCGCATGGTTAACGCCTCTTCGTGATGGCATGAATTTGGTCGCCAAAGAATATATTGCTACACGTACGGATAAAACCGGTGTTTTGATCTTAAGTGAAATGGCGGGTTCTGCAAATGAAATGAATGAAGCGTTACTTATTAATCCGAATAATTTTGAACAACAAGCAGATACCTTGGTCACTGCACTAAAAATGCCCAAAGAAGAGCAAATATCACGTAACACATTTTTACAAAAACGACTGGAACGATACAATGTAGAGGTCTGGGCCAATGAGTTTATGAGCGCTTTAAACGCCAAGAGTGAAGAGAACGAAACTTTTGTATCCCAAAAAATGTCGGATATTATTCTAAGTCAAATCCAAAAGGATTACAACAACGCAAAAAAAAGACTCTTATTTCTAGATTATGACGGTACACTTGTGGGTTTTCATAAAGACCCACAAAAAGCTTCCCCAGATGATGAACTTTACACCCTACTGGATAAGTTGCACAACCAAGAGAATACAACCTTATTTCTTATTAGTGGTAGGGACAAGCAAACGTTCTCCAAATGGTTCCTCTCTAAAAAATACAACATGATCGTTGAACATGGCGTATGGATTTCTACCAAAGGCGAAGAATTTAAACTTCTAGAAAAAGTAAAGGGAGAATGGATGGAGAAAATAAAACCGGTCCTTGAATCCTTTGTCGATAGAACACCAGGTTCTTTTATTGAAGAAAAAAATTATTCCCTAGCTTGGCATTATAGAAATACCGACCCCGATTTTGGCACTAAACGAGCAACAGAGCTAAATACGGTACTGACCAGTCTCATTGGCAATGACGATATTAGTGTTTTGAACGGTAATAAAGTAATGGAGGTCAAGAGTAGCAATGTGAACAAAGGAAGGGCCTCAGTACGCATGTTAGGGGAAGATGATTATGATTTTATTATGGCCATTGGAGATGATTGGACAGATGAATTTATGTTCCAAGAGCTGCCTCAATCTTCTGTAACCATAAAAGTGGGACTTAAGAAAACCCAGGCAAAGTACCATGTGGAAAACACAAAAAGAGTTAGGAACTTACTTAATAGATTAATTGAATGA